The bacterium DNA segment CTTTTGTCCTGACAGCGTCGGCATAAGAGCTTCCCCTCCCTTGATGGGAGGGGTTAGGGGAGGGTGAAATAACAAGAGTAATAATATTGCCCGCCAATTTCACCCTCACCCTATCCCTCTCCCATCAAGGGAGAGGGAATTTTGCTTTGTCTCTCAACTAACTGCTTAACTTAGTTTTGAGCAGTTACGAGAGAGGGAAGGCAACGAGAGAATGAAGATCAAGTCCTTCGAGTTCAATTTAAGAGAATTGGCTGGATCGATGGGCGACTTTGGCACGCTCTTTCCGTTGGCCATCGGCTATATCGCTGTCTGTGGTCTTGATCCGGCCGGACTTCTGGTGATGATGGGTCTGGCCAACATCGCTACCGGTCTTATTTACTGTCTCCCTATGCCTATTGAGCCGATGAAGGTCCTGGCAGTAATGGCCATTGCTCAGTGCTGGTCGCCATCGATGGTCTATGCCTCCGGCTTCGCCATGGGCGTAATCTGGCTGCTCTTAGCTGTTACCGGAATTATGGGTTGGATGGCCAAAGTTACACCTAATGCCGTTATCCGGGGTATCCAGGTGGCGCTGGGTGTGCTCTTAGCGGTCGAGGCGTTTAAGATGCTTTCGACCTGGTGGCTGCTTGGGATTATCTCCATCCTGATCGTGTTGGTCCTACGACAAAATCGCTATGCCCCTGCCGCCATAGTGCTGATGCTTCTCGGGGTGGCCATCATGCTTATCCAGGGACAGATCCAACAGGTTGATCCCCCTAACCTCAGCCTGCCAACTTTTACGGGCTTTCGTTTGGAAGAAATTTGGCAGACACTTCTTCTGGCTGGCTTTGCTCAGATTCCACTCACGGCTACCAATGCCGTCATCTCCACCTCATCGTTGATCAAAACATACTGGCCGGATAACCCTGTAAGTGAGAGACGGCTGTCACTAAATATGGGCATTATGAACCTGATCCTTCCTTTCTTCGGTGGAATGCCCTTGTGCCATGGCGCTGGTGGTTTAGCCAGTCAATATTACTTCGGCGCCCGAACGGGCGGGACGAACATTATTGAGGGATTGATCGAAATCTCTATGGGGTTGTTCCTGGCTGCTTCCATCGCCGGTCTATTGGCCGTCTTTCCCACTGCCATCATTGGAGCCATGATGTTTCTGGTCGGGATAGAACTCATTAAGTTCACCAGGGATATTCGCTTGAGTAAGGATTTGATCCCTATGGCCGCCACCCTCATCGTTTCATTGGCTACCAATATGGCTGGCGGTTTCTTGGCCGGGCTGGTAGTCTATCATCTGCCCCGGCTTGTTTTCAGGAAGAGCTGATGGATGACACCTGAAAGCTTACTCCACCAGCAATTCTAATTTTGAGGGATGGTTCACTTTACTGTGAAAGCTTGCGGCTGAGAGGTAGGGTGGGCACCGCCCACCAAAAAGGCGTAGATGGCGAACAGATTGGTGGGTAATGCCCACCCTACTTCTGCGGAAGGTTAACCGCGCCTAAAGTTTCACAAGAAAATGGATGATTTTGAACCGTCCCCGCGAATCTATTTTTTAATTCGCATTTCGCGATTCGCGATTAATAAGTTATGAGTGGCCCAAACGATAATCAAGACCTTTTTTCGCTACCCAACTACCTTTTTTACTTGACAAAAAGCTAATTTTGAGTTATAGTATATTTCTCTTTGAGGGCCATCAAGAAAAATGAGTTACTACATTATACGAGGAGGAAATAACAATGAAGAGATGGTTAAGTGTTGCCCTGGTAATGATTTTGTTTCCGGTATGTGCCGGGGCAGAGGAGATGCCTTTTGAAGATGTGCCTATTGATCATTGGGCATACGATGCGGTTCGAGATTTAGCTGAAAGGGGTGTCTTAAAAGGCTATTTTGAGGATGGTAAAAGATTTTACAAGGGAGAAAAGCCGTTAAGTAAATATGAATTTGCGGTGGCCTTAGAGAATTTAGTGCGGGCTTTGGAAGAAGAAATGGCCCTGGCTTCTCATAAACCCGGCCTTAAAACTCCACCTTTACCACCCGGGCTTCCTCGAGAAGAAGGGACTTCATCCTTGTCGGCCACTGACTTAGAAAGTCTAAAACTTGTTATTGAAGACTTGAAGGCCGAGTCCGGGGCTAAACTGGCTCAATTGGATGAAAGAACAGAAAACATGGCCAAAGGGATAAAAAGAAATAAATACTTCAGTATCGGTTCAGTCATCCTGGCGGCCGTGGCTCTGGTGGTGGCGGTGGCTGATTAGAGCCTATCC contains these protein-coding regions:
- a CDS encoding putative sulfate/molybdate transporter, translating into MKIKSFEFNLRELAGSMGDFGTLFPLAIGYIAVCGLDPAGLLVMMGLANIATGLIYCLPMPIEPMKVLAVMAIAQCWSPSMVYASGFAMGVIWLLLAVTGIMGWMAKVTPNAVIRGIQVALGVLLAVEAFKMLSTWWLLGIISILIVLVLRQNRYAPAAIVLMLLGVAIMLIQGQIQQVDPPNLSLPTFTGFRLEEIWQTLLLAGFAQIPLTATNAVISTSSLIKTYWPDNPVSERRLSLNMGIMNLILPFFGGMPLCHGAGGLASQYYFGARTGGTNIIEGLIEISMGLFLAASIAGLLAVFPTAIIGAMMFLVGIELIKFTRDIRLSKDLIPMAATLIVSLATNMAGGFLAGLVVYHLPRLVFRKS
- a CDS encoding S-layer homology domain-containing protein; the encoded protein is MKRWLSVALVMILFPVCAGAEEMPFEDVPIDHWAYDAVRDLAERGVLKGYFEDGKRFYKGEKPLSKYEFAVALENLVRALEEEMALASHKPGLKTPPLPPGLPREEGTSSLSATDLESLKLVIEDLKAESGAKLAQLDERTENMAKGIKRNKYFSIGSVILAAVALVVAVAD